From a region of the Dickeya poaceiphila genome:
- the btuD gene encoding vitamin B12 ABC transporter ATP-binding protein BtuD — translation MTVQPLLSLRHASVAGRLSSVELSCHRGEQVHIIGPNGAGKSTLLALMAGLQPGVGEIQLLGQALAVWSARDLARVRAYLPQHHGALAMMPVFQYLHLHQPSAETNNVDTVVQQLAERLSLADKLRRPLTRLSGGEWQRVRLAAVLLQVWPTLNPSARLLLLDEPVASLDIAQRVALDALLAELCRAGVTVIASGHDLNHTLHYADRVWLMSGGELVAQGTAADVMQPETLSSVFGVAFTHYVLDGRRWMLAQQE, via the coding sequence GTGACGGTTCAACCGTTGCTGTCCCTGCGCCATGCCAGTGTCGCCGGGCGCTTATCCTCGGTGGAGCTAAGTTGCCACCGGGGTGAACAGGTACACATTATTGGCCCTAACGGTGCAGGTAAAAGCACCTTGCTGGCCTTGATGGCTGGGTTGCAGCCGGGAGTGGGCGAGATACAGCTGCTGGGGCAAGCATTGGCTGTCTGGTCGGCGCGCGATCTGGCCAGAGTCCGGGCTTATCTGCCGCAGCACCATGGCGCACTGGCGATGATGCCGGTGTTCCAGTACCTGCACCTGCATCAGCCTTCCGCAGAGACTAATAATGTGGATACGGTGGTGCAGCAGTTGGCGGAACGGCTGTCGTTAGCGGATAAACTGCGTCGTCCTCTTACCCGGCTGTCCGGCGGTGAATGGCAACGCGTCAGGCTGGCTGCGGTGTTGTTGCAAGTCTGGCCGACATTAAATCCATCTGCCCGGCTATTGTTGCTAGATGAACCCGTTGCCAGTTTGGATATTGCTCAACGCGTGGCGCTGGATGCATTGCTGGCGGAGCTATGCCGGGCTGGTGTAACGGTGATTGCCTCCGGGCATGATCTGAACCATACCTTGCACTATGCTGATCGAGTCTGGCTGATGTCCGGTGGTGAACTGGTAGCGCAAGGGACAGCGGCGGATGTGATGCAACCTGAGACGTTGTCTTCGGTTTTTGGCGTGGCGTTTACGCATTATGTGCTGGATGGTCGTCGCTGGATGCTGGCGCAGCAGGAGTGA
- a CDS encoding NlpC/P60 family protein, which produces MRFWRVWLILVALFLAGCSSHVPQSTRLGDASEVRAQLHAQLAKWRGTPYRYGGLDHNGIDCSGFVYLTFRDRFGLTLPRSTEEQTEIGTRVDRDALLPGDLVFFRTGSGENGLHVGIYDSNDQFIHASTSRGVMRSSLNNVYWKRAYWQARRI; this is translated from the coding sequence ATGAGGTTCTGGAGAGTCTGGTTAATTCTGGTGGCATTGTTTCTGGCCGGGTGTAGCAGCCATGTTCCGCAGAGTACCCGCCTGGGCGATGCCAGTGAGGTGCGCGCACAGCTACATGCCCAACTGGCGAAGTGGCGTGGTACGCCCTACCGCTACGGCGGGCTGGATCACAATGGTATTGATTGTTCGGGCTTTGTTTATCTGACGTTTCGTGATCGGTTTGGTTTGACGTTGCCGCGCTCGACCGAGGAGCAGACGGAAATCGGTACTCGTGTTGACCGTGACGCCTTATTGCCGGGCGATCTGGTCTTTTTCCGCACCGGCAGCGGCGAGAATGGATTGCATGTCGGCATCTACGACAGTAATGACCAGTTTATTCACGCCTCGACCAGCCGCGGTGTTATGCGTTCATCACTCAACAATGTTTACTGGAAACGGGCCTACTGGCAGGCTCGCCGCATCTGA
- a CDS encoding lipoate--protein ligase A, translating into MSALRLLISDSIDPWFNLAVEECIFRQMPTTQRVLFLWRNAETVVIGRAQNPWKECNTRRMEQDGVKLARRSSGGGAVFHDLGNTCFTFMAGKPGYDKSVSTGIILRALTALGIEAHASGRNDLVVETHDGVRKISGSAYRESADRGFHHGTLLLEANLSRLADYLNPDVKKLQAKGIESVRSRVANLVELLPEIDHETVCSAITQAFFDHYQTQCQPERISPDVVPELPGFDELFARQSSWAWNFGQAPEFTHTLDTRFDWGGVELHFDVERGVISRCQLFTDSLNPTPLEVLAARLNGIFYRPEALAKVGEQLASEYPQQHNEISTVIAWLSEGIR; encoded by the coding sequence GTGTCCGCGCTGCGTTTGCTGATCTCTGATTCTATTGACCCCTGGTTCAATCTGGCGGTGGAAGAGTGTATTTTCCGCCAGATGCCGACTACACAACGGGTGCTGTTTTTGTGGCGTAATGCTGAAACGGTAGTGATTGGCCGCGCTCAGAACCCGTGGAAAGAGTGCAATACCCGGCGTATGGAGCAGGATGGCGTCAAGCTGGCCCGGCGCAGCAGTGGCGGCGGTGCGGTGTTCCATGATCTCGGCAACACCTGTTTTACTTTTATGGCGGGTAAACCCGGCTATGACAAGAGTGTGTCCACAGGCATTATCTTACGTGCACTGACGGCGCTTGGCATTGAAGCTCATGCGTCGGGGCGTAATGACCTGGTGGTTGAAACGCATGACGGCGTCAGAAAAATTTCTGGTTCTGCCTATCGGGAAAGCGCTGATCGCGGCTTTCATCATGGAACGCTGCTGCTGGAAGCCAACTTGTCTCGTCTGGCGGATTATCTCAATCCGGATGTTAAGAAATTGCAGGCTAAAGGCATTGAGTCGGTACGTTCGCGGGTTGCGAATCTGGTGGAGTTATTGCCGGAGATTGATCATGAGACGGTTTGTAGCGCTATTACTCAGGCATTTTTCGACCATTATCAAACCCAGTGTCAGCCAGAGAGAATTTCGCCCGATGTTGTTCCCGAACTGCCGGGATTCGATGAGTTGTTTGCGCGCCAGAGCAGTTGGGCGTGGAATTTTGGCCAGGCGCCTGAATTCACCCATACGCTGGATACCCGCTTCGATTGGGGAGGTGTGGAACTGCATTTTGACGTAGAGCGCGGTGTCATCAGTCGCTGTCAGCTGTTTACTGATAGTCTTAATCCTACTCCGCTGGAGGTGTTGGCTGCCCGGCTTAACGGTATATTTTATCGTCCGGAAGCGCTGGCTAAGGTTGGTGAGCAGCTGGCATCGGAATATCCCCAACAACACAATGAGATAAGCACAGTAATTGCCTGGTTATCGGAAGGTATTCGTTAA
- a CDS encoding EAL domain-containing protein — protein MRIQLEVDYVSQYFFSPVYHLDSRLMALEMVGRFQCEGGSLSIPQEILLGTLNHQHKQALLREQLAILKDKSAWFINNRVIVALKIDHTLTEILINDALLWHEFRSLPFLQLEINEHFPDISHGRDNPNLMKLSQSFHLWLDNFGAGNVNMKPFYDGVISCVKMDAGFINKLLIRPVSVSIVNPMLQVMKKQCPSLKVVAKGVDNIASFERVFELDVNAVQGQLWSPLPPEALDNALMPVACYG, from the coding sequence ATGCGTATCCAGCTTGAAGTTGACTATGTCAGTCAGTATTTTTTCTCTCCTGTCTACCATCTGGATTCCCGTTTGATGGCGCTGGAAATGGTCGGGCGCTTCCAGTGTGAGGGGGGAAGTTTGTCCATACCGCAGGAGATTTTACTGGGAACGTTGAATCACCAGCACAAGCAAGCGCTGCTAAGAGAACAACTGGCGATTCTGAAAGATAAATCAGCCTGGTTTATCAATAATCGCGTCATCGTAGCGTTGAAAATTGATCATACATTGACGGAAATTCTGATTAATGACGCGTTGCTGTGGCATGAGTTTCGTTCGCTGCCTTTTTTGCAACTTGAGATTAATGAGCACTTCCCGGATATATCACATGGGCGAGATAATCCTAATTTGATGAAATTAAGCCAGTCTTTCCATTTGTGGTTGGATAATTTCGGCGCTGGCAATGTGAATATGAAGCCATTTTATGATGGCGTCATTTCCTGTGTAAAAATGGACGCGGGATTTATTAATAAGTTATTAATCCGACCTGTTTCTGTTTCTATCGTTAACCCCATGTTACAGGTTATGAAAAAACAGTGCCCTTCACTGAAGGTAGTGGCGAAAGGGGTGGATAATATAGCCAGCTTTGAACGGGTTTTTGAGCTTGATGTCAACGCGGTGCAGGGGCAACTCTGGTCGCCCTTGCCACCAGAAGCGCTGGATAATGCGTTAATGCCGGTTGCCTGTTACGGTTAA
- a CDS encoding protein adenylyltransferase SelO, with product MPYHLPFNNHYHQQLPGFYTELTPTPLQGARLLYHNATLAEELGLSADWFEGDNGHIWSGEQLLPGMAPLAQVYSGHQFGVWAGQLGDGRGILLGQQQLADGRTQDWHIKGAGLTPYSRMGDGRAVLRSVVREFLASEALHHLGIPTTRALTIVSSDHPVQREQEEQGAMLLRVADSHVRFGHFEHFYYRREPEKVRQLAEYVIACYWPQWQQEADRYYLWFSDVVERTARLIAHWQAVGFAHGVMNTDNMSILGLTIDYGPFGFMDDYQPDYVCNHSDHQGRYAFDNQPSVGLWNLHRLAQSLSGLMPANLLQQALDRYEPALMQQFGELMRAKLGFGTPQAQDNDLLVGLLQLMKREQADYSHIFRLLSETECHSNHSPLRDVFIDRAAFDDWFRIYRQRLALENEEDDAGRQRRMKQANPRYVLRNYLAQQAIERAQKEDVSLLARLHQVLRQPYADQPDMADLAALPPDWGKHLVISCSS from the coding sequence ATGCCGTATCACCTGCCGTTCAATAATCATTACCACCAGCAATTGCCGGGGTTTTATACCGAACTGACACCTACACCGCTACAGGGTGCGCGTTTGCTGTATCACAACGCCACACTGGCTGAAGAACTGGGGTTATCCGCTGACTGGTTTGAAGGTGATAACGGTCATATCTGGAGCGGAGAACAGCTGTTGCCGGGCATGGCGCCGTTGGCTCAGGTGTATAGCGGTCATCAGTTCGGCGTATGGGCCGGACAGTTAGGCGATGGGCGAGGCATCCTGCTCGGACAACAACAATTGGCGGATGGACGTACGCAAGACTGGCACATCAAAGGCGCGGGATTAACCCCCTATTCGCGTATGGGGGATGGGCGGGCGGTCTTGCGTTCTGTCGTGCGTGAGTTTCTGGCGTCGGAAGCGTTGCACCACCTTGGTATTCCCACCACGCGTGCATTAACTATCGTCAGCAGCGACCACCCGGTTCAGCGTGAGCAGGAAGAGCAGGGTGCGATGCTGTTGCGGGTGGCGGATAGCCATGTCCGTTTCGGTCATTTCGAACATTTCTATTATCGCCGCGAACCAGAAAAGGTACGTCAGCTGGCTGAGTACGTCATTGCCTGTTATTGGCCGCAGTGGCAGCAAGAAGCGGATCGCTATTATCTGTGGTTCAGCGATGTGGTGGAGCGTACTGCACGGCTGATAGCCCACTGGCAGGCCGTAGGTTTTGCCCATGGCGTCATGAATACCGATAACATGTCTATTCTTGGACTGACTATCGATTACGGTCCCTTCGGGTTTATGGATGACTACCAGCCAGATTATGTCTGTAATCATTCGGATCATCAGGGGCGCTATGCGTTTGATAATCAACCCTCGGTAGGGTTATGGAACCTGCATCGTCTGGCGCAGTCCCTATCAGGGCTGATGCCTGCCAACCTCCTGCAACAGGCGTTGGACCGTTATGAACCTGCACTGATGCAGCAGTTCGGTGAATTAATGCGCGCCAAACTGGGTTTTGGTACTCCGCAGGCGCAGGATAATGATTTGCTGGTCGGGTTGCTGCAACTGATGAAGCGTGAACAGGCCGACTATAGCCATATCTTTCGATTGTTGTCGGAAACAGAATGTCACAGCAATCACTCACCGTTACGGGATGTGTTTATTGATCGTGCGGCATTTGACGATTGGTTTCGTATATACCGGCAGCGGCTGGCGTTGGAAAACGAGGAGGATGACGCCGGGCGTCAACGGCGGATGAAGCAGGCCAACCCGCGTTACGTATTACGCAATTATCTGGCGCAACAGGCGATTGAACGGGCACAAAAAGAGGATGTTAGCTTACTTGCCCGCCTGCATCAGGTTTTGCGTCAACCGTATGCCGATCAACCCGATATGGCGGACCTGGCCGCTTTGCCTCCGGACTGGGGCAAACATCTGGTGATTTCCTGCTCCAGCTAG